One Streptosporangium sp. NBC_01495 DNA window includes the following coding sequences:
- a CDS encoding asparaginase yields the protein MSARIRVLTTGGTIASRPDRRGGVSVTVPGSELVIGAGPVVTTEIREVMLAHSFNLTRADVLRLAGQVLAELRDPTVDGVVVTHGTDTMEETAYLLDLLLSPEHTVVFTGAQRHAAEPDGDGPRNIADAVRVAADPAARGLGALITMTGLIHSARHATKAHTLSPEAFASPGHGPIGEVFGDRVRVSARPVRPCGFDLTELGDLAARVDIVPVYLDADGVQVAACRAAGARGLVLEAMGAGNPTPGVLREIRSCVADGIAVLVTSRCRQGPVTPVYGVGGGVDLAEAGAVFAGSLRAPKARILLAAALAAESRTERALARLRPHLDL from the coding sequence GTGAGCGCGCGAATCCGCGTCCTGACCACCGGCGGCACGATCGCCTCCCGCCCAGACCGCCGGGGCGGGGTCAGCGTAACGGTCCCCGGCTCCGAACTGGTCATCGGAGCCGGACCGGTCGTGACAACCGAGATCCGCGAAGTGATGCTCGCGCACAGCTTCAACCTCACCCGTGCCGACGTGCTGCGCCTCGCCGGACAGGTACTCGCCGAGCTCCGTGACCCCACCGTGGACGGCGTCGTCGTCACCCACGGCACCGACACCATGGAGGAGACCGCCTACCTGCTCGATCTGCTCCTTTCCCCGGAGCACACCGTGGTGTTCACCGGCGCCCAGCGGCACGCGGCCGAACCGGACGGGGACGGCCCGCGCAACATCGCCGACGCCGTACGGGTGGCCGCCGACCCAGCGGCGCGCGGACTCGGCGCGCTCATCACCATGACTGGGCTCATCCATTCCGCACGGCACGCGACCAAGGCACACACCCTCTCGCCGGAGGCGTTCGCCTCCCCCGGCCACGGGCCGATCGGCGAGGTCTTCGGCGACCGGGTCCGGGTCTCCGCCCGCCCCGTGCGGCCCTGCGGATTCGACCTGACCGAACTGGGCGACTTGGCGGCACGGGTGGACATCGTGCCGGTCTACCTGGACGCTGACGGTGTGCAGGTCGCGGCGTGCAGGGCCGCGGGCGCCCGCGGCCTCGTCCTGGAGGCGATGGGCGCGGGGAATCCCACTCCCGGGGTGCTCCGCGAGATCCGCTCATGCGTCGCCGACGGCATCGCCGTACTCGTCACCTCCCGCTGTCGGCAGGGACCGGTGACCCCGGTGTACGGTGTGGGCGGTGGCGTCGACCTCGCCGAGGCGGGCGCCGTGTTCGCCGGATCGTTGCGCGCGCCCAAGGCCCGGATCCTGCTCGCGGCGGCCCTCGCGGCCGAGTCACGGACCGAGAGGGCTCTGGCCCGGCTACGGCCGCACCTCGACCTCTGA
- a CDS encoding Pr6Pr family membrane protein has protein sequence MIWVTVYRLMLILAAVVGLIYTWMALGSPLNPLVLFTVQSNLLLTGFYSWQVVSRRRPPTELKGAVTLYIVITGLVWHFLRMRGASPLEHLSLHGHGLGNFLLHYVTPVMAVIDWLFFDRIASRPKWAAALTWLVYPMAYLTFALVRGALLPPDAWKRYPYPFLDVDTFGYGGVALMALALAVCFVLLGYGLIALHRLVNHAGRTATVSISSSPGNP, from the coding sequence TCGGCCTGATCTATACCTGGATGGCCCTCGGCAGCCCGCTGAACCCGCTCGTGCTCTTCACCGTGCAGAGCAATCTACTACTCACGGGGTTCTACTCCTGGCAGGTGGTCAGCAGGCGGCGCCCTCCTACTGAGCTTAAGGGGGCGGTGACGCTCTACATCGTGATCACTGGGCTGGTCTGGCACTTTCTGCGCATGCGCGGAGCCAGCCCCCTCGAGCACCTCTCCCTTCACGGTCACGGTCTGGGCAACTTCCTTCTCCACTACGTGACGCCCGTCATGGCCGTGATCGACTGGCTGTTCTTCGATCGGATCGCTTCTCGGCCGAAATGGGCGGCCGCTCTCACCTGGCTGGTCTATCCGATGGCCTATCTGACCTTTGCCCTGGTCAGAGGCGCCCTGCTGCCTCCAGACGCGTGGAAGCGGTATCCCTATCCGTTTCTGGATGTGGACACATTCGGGTACGGCGGGGTGGCGCTCATGGCGCTGGCGCTGGCCGTCTGCTTCGTACTGCTCGGCTATGGGTTGATCGCCCTGCACCGCTTGGTCAACCATGCCGGTCGTACGGCCACAGTCTCCATATCTTCATCCCCCGGAAACCCCTGA